A segment of the Leptospiraceae bacterium genome:
AAACAAGAAAATGGGATGAAGTAATACCTTCACTAAGAAACATGGTGGAAGTCGCAAAAACCTTAAGGGAAAAAGTTTAATTCTTCTGAGATTACTGATCAAGTTTGCTATCGAAAAAAAGATTTCAATTACTAGAGAATAAAAAATTTATCTTTTTCATACAAAAAAAAGTTGAAGTTAATTCGTCCATCATTTTATATTACTAAGAAAATCCGATTCTATAGAAAAGGAGTAAAAAAATGCCAATCAACTTACAAAAGAGCATCATTGGACCAAAAATCAAAATTGAAGGGAATTTGATTAGTGATGAAGAAATCATCATCGAAGGGATTGTTCAAGGGTCAAGAGTTGATGCAGGAAACCAACCAGTGATTGTTGGATTAGGTGGAGTGGTTCATGCTGACATCTACGGAGGTGAAATCATCATCTATGGAAAAGTAAAAGGAAATTGTTATGGGAAAAAATCCATAACCCTAGGAGATAAAAGCGAGGTCATTGGTGATTTATATTCCCCAAGAATTGATATCCATCCTACAGCCTTTGTAAGTGGGAAATTAACAAAGAAATAAAAGTTTAATAAAATTCATCCATCCTCCTCAGAAACATTTTAGTTTTTAAAGATTAGATTATATCTCTTTCTTTTTTGGTTTGTTTTGGCAAAAAAATTGCTATAATAGATATAAGGAGGTTTGAATGGGTGGTTTAAAGTATATTGACCATAACATAACTGAGATTCCCTCTCATGAGGTTCCAGAATTTGTTCCTATCATTCCACTAAGAAACGCAGTGGTTTTTCCAGGGATCCTTCTTCCAATTTTTGTAGGAAGGTTAGAATCTATACGTTTGATTGAAGAACATGCTCCTGGAGCCTTGATTGGGGTTTTTACCCAAAGAGACCCTGAACAAGAGAAGGTCCGTAAAGATGATTTGCATCCTATTGGTTCTTTGGTGGAAATTCATAGAATCATTCCTATGAGTGAGGGTGGGTACCAGGTTTTTTTGCAAGGAGTACAAAAGATTGAACTTATTGAAATTGTATCTGAAGAACCCTACCTAAAGGCTAAGATCAGACCCATTTATGAAGACAAAAACTATACAGAGGCTGATGTTATTGAATTTCAAACCTACGTAATTCGGTATATAGAAAATAATCCCAGCATTCCTGATGATGCTACGAATTACATCAGGCGAATTCATAATCCCTCAGCTTTAGCAAATCAAGTCATCTTTTTTTCGAATTTATCGAATGAAGAAAAAATCAATTTTTTAAAAATTGGTTCTGTCAAAGAGAAACTTGAAGAAGCGAAGAAATATCTCTTGGATGAAACTCAAAGACTCATCATGGAAAAAGAAGTTCGAGAAAAAGTAGAAAAAGATGCAGCAAAACTTCAACGTGAATTCTATTTGAGAAAGCAATTGGAAACCATCAGAAAAGAATTAGGTGAAATTGATAGTTCTGATGTAGAAGAATTAGAAAAAAGGATTGTAGAAAAAAAATTACCAGATCACGTAAGAAAAGCTGTAGACAAAGAATTCAAACGGTATAAACGCTTAATGGAGTCACCCCATGGAACAAACTTAGAAGCAACACAAATCCGCAACTGGTTAGAGTTAGTCTTGGATTTGCCATGGAACGTAGAAGAAGAAAGAGAAAAACTTCAAGAAGAATTAAAGCAAATTGATTTAGAAAAAGCCCAAAAAATTTTAGATGAAGATCACGAAGGCTTAGAAGAAGTAAAAAAGCGAATTTTAGAATACTTAGCGGTTGAAAAGAAAGCAAAAAACCTTCATGCTCCGATTTTATGTTTCATTGGTCCACCTGGCGTGGGAAAGACTTCATTAGGAAAATCCATTGCAAAATGTATGAATCGTCCATTAGTAAGAGCTTCTTTGGGTGGTGTGAGGGATGAAGCAGAAATCCGAGGTCATCGTAGAACCTACGTAGGAGCAATGCCAGGGAAAATCATCTCTTCCATGAAAAAAGCTGAAACCATAGCTCCTGTTTTCTTGTTAGATGAAATAGATAAAA
Coding sequences within it:
- a CDS encoding polymer-forming cytoskeletal protein, with the protein product MPINLQKSIIGPKIKIEGNLISDEEIIIEGIVQGSRVDAGNQPVIVGLGGVVHADIYGGEIIIYGKVKGNCYGKKSITLGDKSEVIGDLYSPRIDIHPTAFVSGKLTKK
- the lon gene encoding endopeptidase La; translation: MGGLKYIDHNITEIPSHEVPEFVPIIPLRNAVVFPGILLPIFVGRLESIRLIEEHAPGALIGVFTQRDPEQEKVRKDDLHPIGSLVEIHRIIPMSEGGYQVFLQGVQKIELIEIVSEEPYLKAKIRPIYEDKNYTEADVIEFQTYVIRYIENNPSIPDDATNYIRRIHNPSALANQVIFFSNLSNEEKINFLKIGSVKEKLEEAKKYLLDETQRLIMEKEVREKVEKDAAKLQREFYLRKQLETIRKELGEIDSSDVEELEKRIVEKKLPDHVRKAVDKEFKRYKRLMESPHGTNLEATQIRNWLELVLDLPWNVEEEREKLQEELKQIDLEKAQKILDEDHEGLEEVKKRILEYLAVEKKAKNLHAPILCFIGPPGVGKTSLGKSIAKCMNRPLVRASLGGVRDEAEIRGHRRTYVGAMPGKIISSMKKAETIAPVFLLDEIDKISYSFHGDPAAALLEVLDPEQNHTFEDHYLGLPYDLSKVVFIATANTIDTIPAPLLDRMEIVTLSGYTTSEKIRIAKNHLIPNARRTYQLTENEWLITDEALEKIVEGYTREAGVRNLKRQIESIARKVVLKIEKEKDLALPVVVDVNDLVEYLGKERYYKDHKEHIRIPGVAIGLAWTPVGGDILYIETTKFPGKGNLKLSGRLGDVMKESAHLAFSFLRAHANELNIQNSLFHDYDFHIHVPSGAVPKDGPSAGITILVSLASLLTNTPIDQDLAMTGEISLRGKVLPVGGIKEKVIAAKSAGISTVILPDKNRADFEEIPEYIRSGIQVEYYSDMMDVLRRVLPQVFQKPKFTDREGW